The following proteins come from a genomic window of Mariniflexile sp. TRM1-10:
- a CDS encoding DUF6909 family protein — MSNKKHHERTRAQESSNAIERMYITMRHLFNRGFYKPMGVSGETLRQSLLLLRPEIYGSIGEEKAELEGLLYVIDRLPVGIEECTFINLTSDEGYSDSHFKPIIPEKRRRNCYRIDAEQMNIEITRGRSEIYDILTHLTFLFIESHKISSRVLIDESGSTTRDWTKLENAVLSKKKLTQEEREIAITHTANILGRTFNELRAAYSDFATPTQPERLLHIVYWLGKLAIEEQLNTNKRTVTFSPVLRERLGHHIHGEIWADTIKGVLYKNNLLERPIHIISANMHSVMNTLYAPSTLKTPASKDVYSVYESLSKRENDDLRNKVTKEALKNGMIYIEDASGTKIDVQIFDTSKLDVSKLNIQVNEAKIASEKPVILVMDYAFGEQAYETIDELLKPYKVKGHKIHLNIESISIMGKAGILEGGKGDIMIPTAHIFEGTADNYPFTNELLKQDLEGHGIDVYEGTMITVLGTSLQNKDILKFFYHSTWRVIGLEMEGAHYQKAIQAASKVRRSISPDVKVRYAYYASDNPLETGATLASGGLGTTGVKPTYLITRKIIEQVFN; from the coding sequence ATGAGTAACAAAAAGCATCACGAAAGAACGAGAGCCCAAGAAAGCTCGAATGCCATTGAACGGATGTATATTACTATGCGCCATTTGTTTAACAGAGGATTTTATAAACCTATGGGTGTTTCGGGCGAAACACTTCGTCAATCCCTGTTGTTATTAAGACCAGAAATTTACGGTTCTATAGGCGAAGAAAAAGCAGAATTAGAGGGTTTACTTTATGTAATCGATAGATTGCCTGTTGGTATTGAAGAATGCACTTTTATAAACTTAACAAGTGATGAGGGATATTCCGACTCACATTTCAAGCCCATCATACCTGAAAAAAGACGTAGAAATTGCTACAGAATTGATGCAGAGCAAATGAATATTGAGATTACCCGAGGTCGTTCGGAAATCTATGATATTTTAACACATCTTACATTTCTTTTTATAGAATCCCATAAAATTAGCAGTCGTGTTTTAATTGATGAAAGTGGTTCTACAACCCGTGATTGGACCAAACTTGAAAATGCGGTTTTGTCAAAAAAGAAACTCACACAAGAGGAACGCGAAATAGCCATAACACATACTGCCAATATTTTAGGACGCACGTTTAACGAGTTAAGAGCTGCATATTCAGATTTTGCAACACCAACACAACCAGAACGCTTGTTGCATATTGTGTATTGGTTAGGAAAACTGGCTATAGAAGAGCAACTTAATACAAACAAACGTACCGTTACGTTTAGTCCTGTTTTAAGAGAGCGCCTGGGACATCATATTCATGGTGAAATTTGGGCAGATACCATTAAGGGCGTTCTTTACAAAAACAATTTATTGGAAAGACCAATACATATTATTAGTGCTAATATGCATAGTGTTATGAACACGCTTTATGCTCCATCAACTTTAAAAACTCCTGCATCAAAAGATGTTTATAGTGTTTATGAATCTTTAAGCAAGAGGGAAAATGATGATTTACGAAATAAAGTAACTAAAGAAGCGTTAAAAAATGGCATGATTTATATTGAAGATGCCTCGGGGACTAAAATAGATGTTCAAATTTTTGATACGAGCAAGTTAGATGTTTCAAAGTTGAATATTCAAGTCAATGAAGCCAAAATAGCATCTGAAAAACCGGTTATTTTAGTTATGGATTATGCTTTTGGAGAACAAGCTTATGAAACCATAGACGAGTTGTTAAAGCCTTATAAAGTAAAAGGACACAAAATTCATTTGAATATAGAATCTATATCCATTATGGGAAAAGCTGGTATTTTAGAAGGAGGTAAAGGTGATATCATGATTCCAACTGCCCATATTTTTGAAGGAACAGCCGATAATTACCCATTCACCAACGAACTTTTAAAGCAAGATTTAGAAGGCCATGGTATTGATGTGTATGAAGGCACTATGATTACTGTTTTAGGAACTTCATTACAAAATAAAGATATTTTAAAATTCTTTTACCATTCGACATGGCGTGTTATTGGTTTAGAAATGGAAGGTGCACATTATCAAAAAGCCATTCAAGCAGCCTCAAAAGTAAGGCGAAGTATAAGCCCTGATGTTAAGGTAAGGTACGCTTATTATGCCAGTGACAATCCATTAGAAACAGGAGCCACATTAGCTTCGGGAGGTTTAGGCACTACTGGTGTAAAACCAACCTATTTAATTACAAGAAAAATAATAGAACAAGTTTTTAATTAA
- a CDS encoding GH3 auxin-responsive promoter family protein, producing the protein MISIKSALAKPFAKRVHYNIQKWAKKPFETQEKVFQNLISEAVSTQFGKDHDFISINSYEDFVKRVPIRDYEDLKPYVERVVAGEEDILWKGKPLYFAKTSGTTSGSKYIPISKESMPYHVEAARNAILMYINETGNSKFVDGKMIFLQGSPILKEQNGIQLGRLSGIVAHYVPKYLQKNRLPSWETNCIEDWETKVDAIVEETLPENMTIISGIPSWVQMYFEKLQQKTGKKVGDIFKNFNLFIFGGVNYEPYRAKFENLIGRKVDSIELYPASEGFFAFQDKQNEKGMLLQLNSGIFYEFIKADEFFNENPKRITIKDVEVGVNYVMIISTNAGLWAYNIGDTVQFTATKPYRVIVSGRIKHFISAFGEHVIGKEVEQAMQEATLNSNIRVTEFTVAPQINPLEGLPYHEWFIEFENEPEDVSALAKKIDTSLQKQNSYYFDLIQGKVLQPLRITKVKKGGFQEYMKSIGKLGGQNKLPRLSNDRKIVEGFPHIN; encoded by the coding sequence ATGATATCAATAAAATCGGCTTTAGCAAAACCTTTTGCAAAACGGGTCCATTACAACATTCAAAAGTGGGCAAAAAAACCTTTTGAAACTCAAGAAAAGGTATTTCAAAACCTAATTTCAGAAGCTGTTAGCACCCAATTTGGTAAAGACCACGATTTTATAAGTATTAATTCTTATGAAGATTTTGTAAAAAGGGTGCCCATACGGGATTATGAAGATTTAAAACCTTATGTAGAGCGTGTTGTTGCAGGTGAAGAAGATATTCTTTGGAAAGGTAAGCCCCTTTATTTTGCAAAAACCTCGGGAACTACGTCGGGTTCTAAATACATTCCAATTTCAAAAGAAAGCATGCCCTATCATGTAGAAGCTGCCAGAAATGCTATTTTAATGTATATTAACGAAACAGGAAACAGCAAATTTGTAGATGGGAAAATGATTTTTCTTCAAGGAAGTCCTATTCTTAAAGAACAGAACGGCATCCAATTAGGACGCCTTTCGGGTATTGTAGCGCATTATGTGCCTAAATATCTTCAAAAGAACCGATTGCCATCTTGGGAAACCAACTGTATTGAAGATTGGGAAACCAAAGTGGATGCGATTGTTGAGGAAACACTCCCGGAGAACATGACAATCATTTCGGGCATACCATCGTGGGTACAAATGTATTTTGAAAAGCTCCAGCAAAAAACAGGAAAAAAAGTAGGCGACATTTTTAAAAACTTCAACCTCTTTATTTTCGGAGGTGTAAATTACGAACCTTATCGTGCTAAATTTGAAAATTTAATTGGTAGAAAAGTAGATAGCATAGAGTTGTACCCTGCCAGTGAAGGTTTTTTTGCGTTTCAAGACAAACAGAATGAAAAAGGGATGCTGCTTCAGTTAAATTCAGGTATTTTTTATGAATTTATTAAAGCTGATGAGTTTTTTAATGAAAATCCCAAACGAATTACCATTAAAGACGTTGAGGTTGGTGTGAACTATGTTATGATTATTTCAACAAATGCCGGACTTTGGGCTTATAATATTGGCGATACAGTACAGTTTACTGCAACAAAACCATATCGTGTTATTGTTTCTGGGCGTATAAAACATTTTATCTCAGCTTTTGGTGAACACGTTATTGGTAAAGAAGTAGAACAAGCGATGCAAGAAGCAACTTTAAATTCAAATATAAGAGTTACCGAATTTACAGTGGCTCCGCAAATTAATCCATTAGAAGGATTGCCTTACCACGAATGGTTTATAGAATTTGAAAACGAACCGGAAGATGTTTCTGCTTTAGCTAAAAAAATAGATACATCACTTCAAAAGCAAAATAGTTATTATTTCGATTTGATACAAGGCAAAGTATTACAGCCACTTAGAATAACGAAAGTTAAAAAAGGCGGATTTCAGGAGTATATGAAATCCATTGGAAAATTAGGAGGACAAAATAAACTTCCAAGATTATCGAATGACAGAAAAATAGTTGAGGGGTTTCCGCACATAAATTAA
- a CDS encoding M23 family metallopeptidase, with translation MNTKKPEKRKIKRKLLDKYRLVILNEHTFEERLSIKLTRLNVFVLASLSAIILIAGTTMLIAFTSLKEYIPGYSSASLKKKATELNYKTDSLQQVIAMNDRYYASIKKVLQGEVSTVDFSRDSIIQAVKLEASEVNLKPTAEDSILRQKVDKEDKYNLFESATSASNFVLFPPVNGTISESYNVKNKHFAVDIVVAKGTPIKATADGIVIFAEWTANTGYVVIIEHSYGLISVYKHNSALTKTQGDLVKAGEVIATAGNAGELSTGPHLHFELWNDGYPINPTNFIDFK, from the coding sequence ATGAACACAAAGAAACCAGAAAAAAGAAAGATAAAACGAAAATTACTTGATAAGTACCGATTGGTGATACTTAACGAGCATACATTTGAAGAACGCTTATCAATTAAGTTAACGCGCTTAAATGTGTTTGTTTTAGCTTCTTTGTCGGCAATTATTTTAATTGCAGGGACAACCATGCTTATTGCATTTACTTCTTTAAAAGAATATATACCGGGATATTCCTCTGCTTCATTAAAGAAAAAAGCAACGGAATTGAATTATAAAACGGACTCATTACAGCAAGTAATTGCTATGAACGATCGTTATTATGCATCCATAAAAAAGGTTTTGCAGGGTGAAGTTAGCACGGTAGATTTTTCTAGAGATTCCATTATTCAAGCAGTTAAATTGGAAGCCAGCGAAGTAAACTTAAAACCAACAGCCGAAGACTCCATTTTAAGACAAAAAGTAGATAAAGAGGATAAATACAATTTATTTGAGTCGGCAACATCTGCGTCCAATTTTGTATTATTTCCTCCTGTAAATGGTACTATAAGCGAATCGTATAATGTAAAAAACAAACATTTTGCAGTCGATATTGTAGTTGCTAAAGGAACGCCCATAAAAGCAACTGCCGACGGTATTGTTATTTTTGCTGAATGGACCGCCAATACAGGATATGTTGTAATTATTGAACATAGTTATGGGTTAATTTCAGTATATAAACACAATTCAGCTTTAACAAAAACCCAAGGTGATTTAGTTAAGGCCGGTGAAGTTATTGCAACTGCAGGAAATGCTGGGGAACTTTCTACCGGTCCGCATTTGCATTTCGAACTTTGGAACGATGGTTACCCTATAAACCCAACAAACTTCATAGATTTTAAATAA
- the tatA gene encoding twin-arginine translocase TatA/TatE family subunit produces the protein MISLSILGAIGPMQVVLIIVVVLLLFGGKKIPELMRGLGSGIKEFKDASKEDDSKENKKEDKK, from the coding sequence ATGATTTCATTAAGTATTTTAGGAGCTATCGGTCCGATGCAAGTCGTATTGATAATTGTGGTTGTTCTATTATTATTTGGAGGAAAGAAAATTCCTGAATTAATGAGAGGGCTGGGAAGTGGTATTAAAGAATTTAAAGATGCCAGTAAAGAAGACGATAGTAAAGAGAACAAAAAAGAGGATAAAAAGTAA
- a CDS encoding DUF4837 family protein yields the protein MRNIIFSAVLLTLFISCGDKKSSNEKMLLDSSGNINNVSVVIDNELWDGSVGDAIRNVLTAPIYGLPQDEPMFTISQIPPSVFSGFVTKNRTILKIEVNKEADIETLNNVYAQPQKVIIIKGKSREQIIDVLNDNASKIVKTFRNEEIAERRRQMAKSPHNFTSIQKKLGLTIQFPSAYRIAKESDNFFWIRKDITTGTTNLMIFEVPYSAIKRNDSLANQIVKLRDSIGKAYIKGRQDGEIKANGEKIESYMTTEDSYAPYISETIVDNKPAIETKGLWDLKEDFMGGPFISYAIEDKINKRWVVVEGFAFAPSVEKRDYMLELESIIRSVKID from the coding sequence ATGCGAAATATTATTTTTTCAGCAGTTTTACTAACCCTATTTATTTCTTGTGGCGACAAAAAATCATCTAACGAAAAGATGCTTTTAGACTCATCAGGAAACATTAACAACGTATCGGTAGTTATAGATAACGAATTGTGGGATGGTAGTGTAGGAGATGCTATTAGAAATGTGCTTACAGCTCCAATTTATGGGCTACCACAAGACGAACCCATGTTTACCATTAGCCAAATTCCACCATCGGTTTTTTCAGGATTTGTTACAAAAAATAGAACCATTTTAAAAATAGAAGTAAATAAGGAAGCGGACATAGAAACTTTAAATAATGTTTATGCACAACCTCAAAAAGTTATTATAATTAAGGGAAAATCTAGAGAACAAATTATAGATGTTTTGAACGATAATGCATCAAAAATAGTTAAAACATTTAGAAACGAAGAGATTGCGGAAAGGAGACGTCAAATGGCCAAATCACCTCACAATTTTACCTCAATTCAAAAAAAACTTGGGTTAACCATTCAATTTCCTTCTGCATACAGAATAGCAAAAGAAAGTGATAATTTCTTTTGGATTAGAAAAGACATTACCACAGGAACCACCAATTTAATGATTTTTGAAGTGCCTTATTCTGCCATTAAGCGAAATGACAGCTTAGCAAACCAAATAGTTAAGTTAAGAGACTCTATTGGTAAAGCTTATATTAAAGGAAGACAAGATGGTGAAATAAAAGCAAATGGTGAGAAAATAGAATCGTATATGACTACTGAAGACTCTTATGCTCCTTATATATCAGAGACGATTGTAGACAACAAACCAGCGATTGAAACCAAAGGATTATGGGATTTAAAAGAAGATTTTATGGGTGGACCATTTATTAGTTACGCTATTGAAGATAAAATTAATAAACGTTGGGTCGTTGTTGAAGGTTTTGCCTTTGCTCCATCAGTAGAAAAGCGTGATTATATGTTAGAATTAGAGTCTATAATTAGATCGGTTAAAATAGATTAG
- a CDS encoding lytic transglycosylase domain-containing protein: MTFRFFTIVWLFNIATCFSQMQDSISITGNEKDFKHIQTQKDSLLVQKVEDDMFAANLDEKWLEELYSNSLYDTIYNSITELNFEEVEYPELSTELLKSRLADLSSKTPFNVEYNPGLESVIKSYLKNRREVLQRLINLSAFYFPMFERELDNHDLPLEIKYLAIVESALKPRAKSRVGATGLWQFMYSTGKMYGLDVSSYVDERSDPIKSTEAAAKYLSKLYEIFGDWDLALAAYNSGPGNVTKAIRRSGGYQNYWNIRHNLPRETAGYLPAFLATMYIFEYAEEHGFTKPKPEVALFETDTIRVKQMITLDQISEATGVEIEELQFLNPSYKLDIIPFVKGENYTLRLPRTVIGDFVTNEDKIYAFAKAEFDKREKPLPQFFEADTKTTHRVRSGEFLGLIARKYGVRVSDIKKWNGLRSNNLKIGQRLSIYPRNSIAAVTPSTSKSTSSGTVSSGSKIYTVKSGDSLWSISQKFSGVSVQNIKDWNGISGSKLKPGMKLKVSKS, from the coding sequence ATGACGTTTAGATTTTTTACAATAGTATGGCTCTTCAATATTGCTACGTGTTTTTCGCAAATGCAAGATTCGATTTCTATAACAGGAAATGAGAAGGATTTTAAGCATATTCAAACCCAAAAAGATAGTCTTTTAGTTCAAAAAGTTGAAGACGACATGTTTGCCGCCAATTTAGATGAAAAATGGCTTGAAGAATTATATAGCAATTCACTTTACGATACCATTTATAATTCTATTACCGAGCTTAATTTTGAAGAAGTAGAATATCCAGAACTTTCAACAGAGTTATTAAAATCGAGACTAGCCGATTTAAGTTCTAAAACACCTTTTAATGTAGAGTACAATCCTGGTTTAGAAAGTGTTATCAAATCATATTTAAAAAACAGAAGGGAAGTACTTCAAAGGCTAATCAATTTAAGTGCTTTTTATTTCCCCATGTTCGAGCGTGAGTTAGACAACCACGATTTGCCTCTGGAAATAAAATATTTGGCCATAGTAGAATCTGCCTTAAAGCCAAGGGCAAAATCCAGGGTAGGAGCTACAGGATTATGGCAATTTATGTATAGTACAGGTAAAATGTACGGATTAGATGTAAGCAGTTATGTTGATGAACGCAGCGATCCTATAAAATCTACTGAAGCAGCCGCAAAATACCTATCCAAACTTTATGAAATTTTTGGCGATTGGGATTTAGCGCTTGCTGCATATAACTCAGGTCCGGGGAATGTTACTAAAGCGATTCGTCGCTCGGGTGGCTACCAAAATTATTGGAATATAAGGCATAATTTACCTCGTGAAACGGCAGGATATTTACCAGCTTTTTTAGCAACCATGTATATTTTTGAATATGCTGAAGAACACGGGTTTACCAAACCAAAACCAGAGGTTGCACTGTTTGAAACGGATACCATTCGAGTGAAGCAAATGATAACACTCGACCAAATATCTGAGGCTACAGGAGTAGAAATAGAAGAACTTCAATTTTTAAATCCTTCCTATAAGCTAGATATTATTCCTTTTGTTAAAGGAGAGAATTATACACTGCGTTTACCTAGAACAGTTATTGGCGATTTTGTAACCAATGAAGATAAAATTTATGCGTTTGCCAAAGCCGAATTTGACAAGCGCGAAAAACCCTTGCCTCAATTTTTTGAAGCAGACACTAAAACAACACACCGTGTCAGGTCTGGAGAATTTCTAGGCTTAATAGCCAGAAAATATGGCGTGCGCGTGAGCGATATAAAAAAATGGAACGGTTTACGAAGTAACAATTTAAAAATTGGGCAACGTTTATCCATTTACCCACGAAATTCAATAGCAGCGGTTACACCTTCAACAAGTAAATCCACATCTTCGGGAACTGTTTCCAGTGGTTCAAAAATATATACAGTAAAAAGCGGTGACTCATTATGGAGTATTTCTCAAAAATTTTCTGGAGTTTCTGTTCAAAATATTAAAGATTGGAACGGTATTAGTGGTAGTAAATTAAAACCAGGAATGAAACTTAAAGTATCTAAGAGCTAA
- a CDS encoding phosphoglycerate kinase, with translation MKTLNDFNFENKKALIRVDFNVPLNENFEVTDATRIVSAKPTIIKILEDGGSCVLMSHLGRPKGVQDQFSLAHIVKEVESILGVEVKFVNECVGEKAEAAVASLQPGQILLLENLRFHKEEEAGDKAFAEKLSKLGDIYVNDAFGTAHRAHASTTIVAGFFPNNKCFGYLLAQEIESIDKVLKTGEKPVLAVLGGAKVSSKITIIENILDAVDHLIIGGGMAFTFIKAQGGKIGNSICEDDKQELALEILKQAKAKNVQVHIPVDVIAADAFSNDANTQVVDIDKIPDGWEGVDAGPKSIKQFHDVVMQCKTILWNGPLGVFEMESFAGGTIELGNSIAEATKKGAFSLVGGGDSVAAVKQFGFEDKVSYVSTGGGAMLESLEGIVLPGIAAILE, from the coding sequence ATGAAAACGCTTAACGATTTTAATTTCGAAAACAAAAAAGCATTAATACGCGTAGACTTTAATGTGCCTCTAAATGAAAACTTTGAAGTAACCGATGCGACCAGAATAGTGTCAGCAAAACCAACTATTATTAAAATTTTAGAAGATGGAGGAAGCTGTGTTTTAATGTCACATTTAGGACGTCCAAAAGGAGTTCAAGACCAGTTTTCTTTAGCACACATAGTAAAAGAAGTAGAAAGCATTTTAGGTGTTGAAGTAAAGTTTGTAAACGAATGTGTTGGTGAAAAAGCAGAAGCCGCAGTAGCTAGCCTACAACCAGGACAAATTTTGTTACTTGAAAATCTACGTTTTCATAAAGAAGAAGAAGCGGGGGATAAAGCATTTGCCGAAAAACTATCAAAATTAGGAGATATTTATGTAAACGATGCTTTTGGAACAGCGCATAGAGCACATGCATCGACTACCATTGTTGCTGGGTTTTTCCCAAACAATAAATGTTTCGGCTATTTATTAGCACAAGAAATTGAAAGCATCGATAAAGTTTTAAAAACAGGTGAAAAACCAGTTTTAGCAGTTTTAGGAGGCGCTAAAGTATCTTCAAAAATCACGATTATTGAAAACATTTTAGATGCGGTTGACCATTTAATTATTGGTGGTGGTATGGCATTTACGTTTATTAAAGCTCAAGGAGGAAAAATTGGAAACTCTATTTGTGAAGACGATAAGCAAGAATTAGCTTTGGAAATATTAAAACAGGCAAAAGCTAAAAACGTACAGGTACACATTCCGGTTGATGTTATTGCTGCCGATGCATTTAGTAACGATGCAAACACACAAGTCGTTGATATAGATAAAATTCCAGATGGTTGGGAAGGTGTAGATGCTGGACCAAAATCAATAAAACAATTTCACGATGTCGTTATGCAATGTAAGACCATACTTTGGAATGGACCATTAGGTGTTTTCGAAATGGAAAGTTTTGCTGGTGGCACCATAGAATTAGGAAACTCTATTGCTGAAGCTACTAAAAAGGGCGCATTCTCACTTGTAGGAGGAGGCGACTCGGTAGCTGCCGTAAAGCAATTTGGTTTCGAAGATAAAGTAAGCTACGTAAGTACAGGTGGTGGAGCTATGTTAGAAAGTTTAGAAGGCATTGTATTGCCTGGTATCGCAGCAATTTTAGAATAA
- a CDS encoding Txe/YoeB family addiction module toxin, translating into MKLTWSTSSWEDYLYWQKVDKKIVKRINELIKSAMRTPFDGIGKPESLKGGLQGYWSRRITSEHRLVYKYEDEEILIAACRYHY; encoded by the coding sequence ATGAAGTTAACTTGGTCCACTTCTTCTTGGGAAGATTATTTGTATTGGCAAAAAGTCGACAAGAAGATTGTAAAACGCATTAATGAACTGATTAAAAGTGCAATGCGAACACCTTTTGACGGCATAGGAAAACCCGAGTCTTTAAAAGGCGGTTTACAGGGCTATTGGTCAAGGAGAATAACATCGGAACATCGATTGGTCTATAAATACGAAGATGAAGAAATCCTGATAGCAGCCTGTCGTTATCATTACTGA
- a CDS encoding type II toxin-antitoxin system Phd/YefM family antitoxin, translated as METVNYTDFRSNLKHWFDKVVNDVSDIVIKRKNGKDLVLISLDEYNSLKETTYLLTGKNRDILLNSIKELEAGKGVQKDLME; from the coding sequence ATGGAAACAGTAAATTATACAGACTTTCGTTCAAATCTAAAGCATTGGTTCGATAAAGTGGTCAATGATGTAAGCGATATCGTTATCAAGCGTAAAAACGGTAAAGACCTCGTATTGATATCATTGGACGAATACAACTCATTAAAGGAAACGACGTATCTGTTAACAGGAAAGAATAGGGATATTTTATTGAACTCTATCAAAGAACTGGAAGCAGGCAAAGGCGTTCAAAAAGACTTAATGGAATAG
- a CDS encoding DNA polymerase III subunit translates to MQFTDILGQEHLKNHLTQSVDNGRIPHAQLFVGPEGSGTLPMAIAYAQYILCNNTNGENNSGNEACNLKFKNFSHPDLHFAFPVTTSDKAKSHPVSSHYLEEWRQLLKEQPYGNLFDWYKLLGVDNKQGQIGVDEAQDIVKALSLKAYEGGYKVMLIWMAEKMNTACANKLLKLIEEPPNKTVFILIAEDEEQIINTIRSRCQVLHFPLLAEDVVKNALVKNYSLDVSVATKIAHQANGNYNKACDLVYQDSEDLQFETWFIFWIRSAFKAKGNKAAIHDLISWSEDISKTGRETQKQFLNFCLDFFRQALLLNYKATDLVYLEPKTEKFKLENFAPFVHGNNILEISDELQDAIYHIERNGNSKIILTDLSIKLTRLLHKKAE, encoded by the coding sequence ATGCAATTCACAGATATTCTTGGACAGGAACACCTTAAAAACCATTTAACACAAAGTGTTGATAATGGGAGAATTCCGCATGCACAATTGTTTGTGGGACCAGAAGGTAGCGGCACCTTACCAATGGCCATTGCTTATGCGCAATATATTTTGTGTAACAATACTAATGGTGAAAATAACTCTGGTAACGAAGCGTGTAACCTAAAGTTTAAAAACTTTTCACATCCCGATTTACATTTTGCTTTTCCGGTTACTACCAGTGATAAGGCTAAGAGCCACCCTGTTTCGAGCCATTATCTAGAAGAATGGCGCCAACTTTTAAAAGAGCAGCCTTATGGCAATTTGTTTGATTGGTATAAACTTTTAGGTGTTGATAACAAACAAGGGCAAATTGGTGTTGATGAGGCACAGGATATTGTAAAAGCTTTATCGTTAAAAGCTTATGAAGGCGGTTATAAGGTAATGCTTATTTGGATGGCTGAAAAAATGAACACTGCCTGCGCCAACAAACTTTTAAAACTTATTGAAGAACCACCCAACAAAACTGTTTTTATTTTAATAGCTGAAGATGAAGAACAGATAATAAACACCATACGCTCACGTTGCCAGGTGTTACATTTTCCTCTTTTGGCAGAAGATGTTGTGAAAAATGCCTTGGTGAAAAATTACAGTTTAGATGTTTCGGTGGCTACTAAAATTGCGCATCAAGCCAATGGTAACTACAACAAAGCCTGTGATTTGGTGTATCAAGACTCTGAAGATTTACAATTTGAAACATGGTTTATTTTCTGGATCCGAAGTGCTTTTAAAGCCAAAGGAAATAAAGCCGCCATACACGATTTAATTTCATGGAGTGAAGACATCTCTAAAACTGGTAGGGAAACCCAAAAACAATTTCTTAATTTCTGTTTAGACTTTTTTAGACAGGCCTTATTGCTTAATTATAAGGCGACTGATTTGGTCTACTTAGAACCGAAAACCGAAAAATTCAAACTTGAAAATTTTGCGCCTTTTGTACATGGTAACAACATCTTGGAAATAAGTGACGAGCTGCAAGATGCCATTTACCACATTGAACGCAACGGAAATTCTAAAATAATTTTAACCGATTTGTCTATTAAATTGACACGGTTGTTGCATAAAAAAGCGGAGTAG
- a CDS encoding OmpH family outer membrane protein has translation MKNIFYVAAVMLAFTSCQEQAKIGFVDNGTVINDYQEKKDIEAKFQAKEEAFRKKADSVGQAFQLEVQETQLTAQKSSQAKAQELMGGLQQKQQVLQQKMQMEQQQLQQEFQTEIDSVISKVKRHVKEYGKSNGYTYILGTSDAAATVMYGAADKDLTKTILEALNKEYKK, from the coding sequence ATGAAAAATATATTTTACGTAGCAGCGGTGATGTTGGCATTTACTTCTTGCCAAGAACAAGCAAAAATTGGATTTGTAGATAACGGAACCGTTATTAACGATTACCAAGAGAAAAAAGACATTGAAGCTAAATTTCAAGCGAAAGAAGAAGCGTTTAGAAAAAAGGCTGATAGTGTTGGTCAAGCATTCCAATTAGAAGTTCAAGAAACGCAGTTGACAGCTCAAAAATCATCTCAAGCGAAAGCTCAAGAATTAATGGGAGGGTTACAACAAAAACAACAAGTGCTTCAACAAAAAATGCAAATGGAACAACAACAATTGCAACAAGAATTTCAAACTGAAATTGATTCTGTAATTAGCAAAGTAAAAAGACATGTTAAAGAATACGGAAAAAGTAATGGTTACACTTATATTTTAGGAACTAGTGATGCCGCAGCAACCGTTATGTATGGAGCTGCTGATAAAGATTTAACAAAAACTATTTTAGAAGCTTTAAATAAAGAGTATAAAAAATAG